AATATCCTCGCGAATTTGGGGCGTCAAGTCCACCGCATCGGCCACGACGGGCACGGCGTCGTTGCCCTTCAACTCCAGATGCGCGGCCCATTCGCGCAAATCCATCACATGCTCGAACGGCTTCAAGCACCGGGCGCACTCGCAACGGAGCGCAAGCCGCAGGCGTCCCTGGACGAGGATCGACCCCTCCATCAACTCGGCCTGCAGCCAGTGTTCGAGGAACTCCGCGGGATGGATCAACTCGTCCGGGTCCGTCAATCCAAGTTCCGACACCGGCAATCGCCCATCGAGCGCGATGGGCGACCGGGAAAGTTCGATCACGTTCAGAAGCAGCGGCATGGTGGCGATGAATCGGGCAATCGGTGGGCTTTTCGACCGGCGCACGCTAGCGACGGCTTCCCTTCCGGCTGGTTGGCGCAAGTTTGTTCTTCAACGCCCGGCCGACCGCCGGCGGCACAAACGCGCGGACGTCCCCGCCCAGTCGCGCTATCTCCTTCACCAGCCGCGAACTGAGAAACGTGTAAGTGTCCTTCGGCATCATGAAAATCGTCTCCACCCGTTCGTCGAGCTTCCGGTTCATCAGTGCGAGCTGAAACTCGAACTCAAAGTCCGACACCGCCCGCAGTCCTCGGATGACCGCGCCCGCCTTGCGCCGCCGCACGTAGCGCACCAGCAAACCTCGGAACGTCTCGGCACGGACGTTCCGCATCCCTTTCACCGCGCCCGCGGCCAGCGCAAGCCGCTCTTGCAGGCTGAACAGCGGCGCTTTCGTGTCATTGTCCGCGACCGCCACGATCACGCGGTCGAACAACCGCGCCGCGCGCTTCACGACGTCCAGATGGCCGTTCGTGAACGGGTCGAAGCTGCCGGGATAAATCACCGTTCGCACGGCGGCAAAATACGTCCCTCCCGCCGGCGGTGAAAGTCAAAAGCCGGGCCGACATCTTCTTCTTCCCAACCCCTGCGCGTCC
This region of Verrucomicrobiota bacterium genomic DNA includes:
- the coaD gene encoding pantetheine-phosphate adenylyltransferase; its protein translation is MRTVIYPGSFDPFTNGHLDVVKRAARLFDRVIVAVADNDTKAPLFSLQERLALAAGAVKGMRNVRAETFRGLLVRYVRRRKAGAVIRGLRAVSDFEFEFQLALMNRKLDERVETIFMMPKDTYTFLSSRLVKEIARLGGDVRAFVPPAVGRALKNKLAPTSRKGSRR